The sequence CGTTAAAAGCATAGATACCAATCAGGCTCAACGTGATGCTCATCTGCAGGACGGCGACTTTTTTATGGCCGATCAGTATCCGCAAATCATTTTTGAGTCGACATCCTTTTCAAAACTAAGCGGCAGCGATTATAAAATGGTTGGAAACTTAACCTTGAGAGGAGTTACCAGATCTGTTGAATTACATGTAGAATATGGAGGCTCTGAAAAAGACGGCCAGGGCAATTTAAAACATGGCTTTGAAGTTACCGGTACTATTAACCGAAAAGAATTTGGTATGACCTGGAATAAAATCACCGACACTGGTGGACTCGGCTTAGGTGAGGATATAAAACTTAGTGCAAATATTCAGGTTGGAAAATTAGTGGAAGAGTCAGCAGAACTAAAAGCTTAATGCCCGGTTAAAACTTTAGAGATCATTCTCTAAACACATGTGTTTAATCTATCACAAAGTAGATCCTAAAAATGAGGGGCCAAATGGCTCCTCTATTTTATTCTGCTATCCCGTTAGCTCTTTCAGGTCAGATAACAAAAAAGATGGTGTCTAAACTGCACCTTTAAATTGTCTGATTTGCCCATCTTAAAACTTGATTTACCAGTGTAAATTCGTTTATCAATTGGATCTGATCTATGAAACGAGAAAATTATACTTACAGTTTTGAAACTTCTAAAACTGCACACGAAGTATACGAATTGCTGCTTGACATTAAAAAATGGTGGTCGGGATTATACGAGGAGATTATTGCTGGAAAAAGTAAAAAACCCGGAGATGAATTTAATTTCAAAGCTGGGGGTGGCATGCACGATACAACTCAAAAACTTGTTGAATTAATTCCCGATAAAAAAATTGTATGGCTGGTTACAAAAAGTCAGCTCAGTTTTTTAAGTGATCCTTCAGAATGGACAAATACAAAACTCTGTTTTGATATTGAACCGAAAGGAAATAAAACAAGAGTAACATTCACTCACGAAGGTTTAACCCCGCAAATTGAATGTTACACTAATTGTTCAACCGCCTGGACAGGATACCTCGATAATCTTAACAAAGCGTTAAAATAATATTCCAAAAGACTGGCGAAAGTAAAACTTAAGCGACTTTCTTTCTGCTCACAAAAAAGGCACCCACTCCTGCAACCAGAAGTACAACACCAATAATTGGCGACCAGCTTACTGGGTGATTTTCTGTTTTATTGATTTCTAATTTTCCAAGGTCAACCACTTTTTCTTTGGTTGCAAAATTTACCCCTGTAATGATCATCATAATTGCGCCTGCAACGATGAGAACAACTGCTAATGCTTTCATAATATAGTTTTAGCGGTATGCTTCAAAACCGATGCCAGCGAGGTGTAATTGTAGATTATTAATCCGCATTTACAGATTTGTGTCGCCCCAATCCTTTCCAGTAATCTCCGTCACGTCTTTCACCAGATTTAAATATTTTTCTGGGGCAGAAGTGCAATCTCCCATAGTAACTATAAGCAGATCAAATTCTGGAACCAGGATGAGATGATTATTATTAAACCCACAAGCATTAAAAAACTTTATTTTTTTGCCTGAATTCAGTTTATAGCAATCATTTATCCACCACATATAACCATAGCCATTTATATCGAGGTAATCATTTATCCGACTATAATTTTTGAAAGACATATTAATCCAATTACTCTGCAAAATTTGTTGCCCTTTCCATACTCCGTTTTGCAGATAAAGCATTCCTAATTTCGCAAGATCGTCAAGACAAAGGTAAAGTCCACCTGATGTATTTGTCCTCCCATTTTTGTAATTACTCCATTTATAATTTGTTATTTCCAAAGGTTTGAATAAAACGTCATCAGCATAGTGCGCAAAAGATTTGCCGGTTGCTCTAAAAATAATTTCCGACAGCAAAGCTGCATTCGCGCTCGCATAGTTAAACTGCTTCTTGTCACTTATTTTCCTTGAAAAAATATAGTCATACAAATTTTCAGCGGCGTACATCTGATAAGTTGGGTTCAAAAATTCAGGGTGTTTATCCTCCGCCCATTCGATCCCCGAACTCATTGTTAAAAGGTCTTCCAAGGTGAGGCATTGCCACCCCTTTCTCAGTTTATTTTTATATTCCGGAAAAAAATCGAGAATCTTCTGGTTTACATCTTTCAGATCTTTGCGGCTAATTGCTATCCCAATAACCAATGCTGAAATGCTTTTTGTAATAGATTCTACAGATTGTGGGGAAGAGGATATAGAAGCCATTCTATACAGGACTCGTCCTTTTTTTTGAATGCTGCAAGCCTTCATAGAGCCATAATGACCCGACTTAAAGCGGGCAATTATATAGTTTGAAAATTTCTCTTTAGTTACAGACTCCAAATCTTTACCTGGTTTAGAAATCAGAAAGCCATTTGAAAAACAGAAGATAAAAGCTACACTAAAAAATAGAATTACTTTCATGGGTGTTGGGATTTTTATCTAAGATTGTGTCTTAAATAAAAAAAAGGCCCATGGACTTTTTATCTGGCTTAAGTTTTTAGATAATCGGTCTTCTTAAAATTTAACCCAGTCTCTTCTCGTAGCAATAAAAACGTAGATTAGGACGATAACTCAAGTCGATTTCCCCTGCAAACGTATATCCCATTTTGGGAAACAGTTTTTGAGTGGCGGTATTCATGCTATTCGTATCCACTCTTAAAGTTTTAATGTTTCTGCGGATCGCTTCGTCTTCTGCTTTTTGTAAAAGCGCTTCGGCAATTCCTTTTCCACGATGATGTATACTCACAGCTAAACGATGCGTTACTATTGCTACTTCAGAGAGGTCCCAACCTACTTGTGCATACTCGGGATCCTGGTCTGTAGTAATGGCTGAGACACCAACAATTTTTTCATGCATAACAGCAACCCAAAGTTTATCATGTACTACATCGTCCGAGAATTTTTCCGGATTAGGATAATGATCGTCCCACTGAAAATTTCCAGAAGCATTCATGAGCGGAACGAGTTCTCTTACCATTACCATAATCTCGGGAATATCGCTGAGTGTAGCGAGACGTATAAGCATAACAAAATATTTAAAAGCAAATTTATAAATAAGTACGACTGCAAAAAAGAGCCCTGCACCAAATAAAAAATTTGTCGTTGATTTCTCCAATCTTCTCTTTGTTTGATACAATCTTCGCATCTTTAAATAATCTAGCTTTGTTATACATATAACCCCAGGCAATAATGAAATCTATACTCCATTCCTTTCCACTCCTAGCCACTTTATTTTTGTGGTGTAGTACGTGTCATAGTCAGTTTTTAAGTGAGAATTTTAATACCGGTATTCCTGCAAGCTGGACACAAAGTGCCACGGCCACCTGGAGTCTCAGCAATCTGGGCACCTCTGGTAGCGGTTGCATTGTTACCGAAGAAAACACTACCAATACCGTTATCGTTTCAATTTTTACACCAAGCATGGATCTAAGCGCTGTTACAAATCTTACTATTTCGTTTCAAGGGGCGGTTGTGAAAAACAATTTTGTCTGTCCCAATATAGTACTGTATTCTGAAACCGGTAGTGGACGGCAATTTTTATCTCGCTGGGGAAGTGGGTTTACCAGCAATACCACGCATACCATAAGTGAAGGTTTTGATTCGCAACCTCCCCTCGAATCATCGGCAATTTTTTGGGAAACGTGCACGCACACGCTCTCCGCTATCAACGGAAATGTGGTACGTTTTATCTTAGAGGCAGAGTTTGTAAATGGAGGGTATGTATTGCTTGACGACATTACAGTTAATGGCGTTGCCGCTACAACAACCTCATTATTTTCAGCTGCCCCACACATCCACGTTAATCTGTTTCCAAATCCCACCGCTACGAAAAAAATAACGCTTGACGGAACCGATTATACAGCCATCTATGTTTTTGACAATGCCGGAAAAATAGTATCCCCTGAGTATCATAAAAGAGAAACTTCTACAGATGTGATGCTAACAGATTTCCCGGCTGGCACGTATTATTTGAAAGCTGTTACCACAAAAAAAACCAGCATCACTAAAAAGCTTGTGGTAGAATAAAAAACTCTTCAGGTAATCATCGTACTGCTATTTTAAGAATAAATACCATTCGAAAAATCCCGGTATAGCCCTCGATTTTAGGTGCTTCTGCAGTCGCCCTACCCTCAGAACTCTTATGGTACAAAATTTGAATAGTTAATCATAACTAGTACATTTAGAGTTATGAAA is a genomic window of Sphingobacteriaceae bacterium containing:
- a CDS encoding ATPase — encoded protein: MKRENYTYSFETSKTAHEVYELLLDIKKWWSGLYEEIIAGKSKKPGDEFNFKAGGGMHDTTQKLVELIPDKKIVWLVTKSQLSFLSDPSEWTNTKLCFDIEPKGNKTRVTFTHEGLTPQIECYTNCSTAWTGYLDNLNKALK
- a CDS encoding GNAT family N-acetyltransferase, encoding MLIRLATLSDIPEIMVMVRELVPLMNASGNFQWDDHYPNPEKFSDDVVHDKLWVAVMHEKIVGVSAITTDQDPEYAQVGWDLSEVAIVTHRLAVSIHHRGKGIAEALLQKAEDEAIRRNIKTLRVDTNSMNTATQKLFPKMGYTFAGEIDLSYRPNLRFYCYEKRLG